Proteins encoded together in one Streptomyces umbrinus window:
- the istA gene encoding IS21 family transposase translates to MEILEAYDLTGTVWSAATLTGHDPKTVKRYVEARNGGRNPYEREPRPKMIDAFLEKVEEWVEQWKATIRADVVHEKLVKMGYRGSARSTRRAVNAAKLAWKAGKRRTYRPWIPEPGRWLQFDWGEGPRIAGRRTWLFCAWLSWSRFRVVIPVWDCTLGTLVACLDTTLRRIGGAPTYVLTDNAKTVTVEHIAGIPVRHPQMVAAGRHYGCQVVSCVPYDPESKGGAEATVRIAKADLVPTDANLLAAYDTFAELADACLTWCDAVNSRRHRATGQIPADRLDIERTTLHVLPIEPLALALGEERLVGSDRTISFNAVRYSTPPGYTGSRVWCRVVGEELSITARTNSGDLSEIWRHELSTPGVPQIIDEHYPDHPDGRSIHQPRLRPRSEAEIAFVGIGPGAGRWLKEAGPAGATRIRAKMARAVELATVLGNDRVDQALGLAATAGRFADGDLLSILGHIADSKPAGEVVRADESHSVQNGTSGWQALGR, encoded by the coding sequence ATGGAAATCCTTGAGGCGTACGACCTGACCGGGACGGTCTGGTCGGCGGCGACCTTGACGGGGCACGACCCGAAGACGGTCAAGCGGTATGTCGAGGCCCGCAACGGCGGGCGCAATCCCTATGAGCGAGAGCCGCGGCCGAAGATGATCGACGCGTTCCTGGAGAAGGTCGAGGAGTGGGTCGAGCAGTGGAAGGCGACGATCCGCGCCGATGTGGTCCACGAGAAGCTCGTGAAGATGGGCTACCGGGGCAGCGCGCGCTCGACGAGACGGGCGGTGAACGCGGCAAAACTGGCGTGGAAGGCGGGCAAGCGCCGAACGTACCGGCCGTGGATTCCCGAGCCGGGCCGGTGGCTGCAGTTCGACTGGGGCGAGGGTCCGCGGATCGCGGGGCGTCGGACCTGGCTGTTCTGCGCGTGGCTGTCCTGGTCGCGGTTTCGGGTGGTGATCCCGGTCTGGGACTGCACGTTGGGCACTTTGGTGGCCTGCCTGGACACCACGCTCAGGCGGATCGGCGGGGCGCCGACGTATGTGCTGACCGACAATGCGAAGACGGTGACCGTCGAGCACATCGCCGGGATCCCGGTGCGGCATCCGCAGATGGTCGCCGCGGGCCGGCATTACGGCTGCCAGGTGGTCAGTTGCGTGCCCTACGACCCCGAATCGAAGGGCGGTGCGGAGGCCACGGTCCGTATCGCGAAGGCCGACCTGGTGCCCACAGATGCGAACCTGCTGGCCGCCTACGACACCTTCGCCGAGCTCGCCGATGCCTGCCTGACCTGGTGCGATGCGGTGAACTCGCGCCGTCACCGGGCGACCGGGCAGATACCCGCGGACCGTCTGGACATCGAACGCACCACCCTGCATGTCCTGCCCATCGAGCCGCTCGCGCTCGCGCTGGGCGAGGAGAGGCTGGTCGGCTCGGACCGCACGATCAGCTTCAACGCGGTGCGCTACTCGACCCCGCCGGGCTATACCGGCTCGAGGGTGTGGTGCCGGGTGGTCGGCGAGGAACTGTCCATCACCGCCCGCACCAACTCCGGTGATCTGTCGGAGATTTGGCGCCACGAGCTGTCCACCCCGGGTGTTCCGCAGATCATCGACGAGCACTACCCCGACCACCCGGACGGCCGCAGCATCCACCAGCCGAGGCTGCGGCCCCGCTCGGAAGCGGAGATCGCGTTCGTGGGCATCGGCCCCGGAGCCGGGCGCTGGCTCAAGGAGGCCGGACCCGCCGGCGCCACCCGCATCCGCGCCAAGATGGCCCGCGCGGTCGAGCTGGCCACCGTCCTGGGCAACGACCGGGTCGACCAGGCCCTCGGACTTGCGGCCACGGCCGGGCGCTTCGCCGACGGCGACCTGCTCTCGATCCTGGGACACATCGCCGACAGCAAGCCCGCCGGCGAGGTCGTCCGCGCGGACGAATCCCACTCCGTCCAGAACGGAACCAGTGGCTGGCAAGCCCTGGGCCGCTGA
- the istB gene encoding IS21-like element helper ATPase IstB: MSFPNPPAIPEELDKLMRRMRLPYMRKAAPDVLATARAQRWDPAEVLRLLIAEEVTGRDAATRRLRRHSANFPTGKTLGSWRAEDSTIPEPTQNSLTTLEWIGRAENLVIAGPSGTGKSHFTEGLAQAAIEKDMRVSWFTLETLSAAIGKSKVDGSTARTVARICRADLIVIDDIGLLPVGEDAAEAFYRIIDAAYERRSIAVTSNIHPSGFDTIMPKTLAGASTDRLMHHAHLVTTTGDSHRLAEALAGKGVVPLN, translated from the coding sequence ATGAGTTTCCCCAACCCGCCCGCGATCCCCGAGGAACTCGACAAGCTCATGCGCCGCATGCGCCTGCCCTATATGCGCAAGGCGGCTCCCGACGTTCTGGCCACCGCCCGAGCCCAGCGATGGGACCCCGCCGAGGTTCTGCGGCTGCTGATAGCCGAGGAGGTCACCGGCCGCGATGCGGCCACCCGGCGTCTGCGGCGCCACTCGGCGAACTTCCCCACCGGCAAGACTCTGGGCTCCTGGCGGGCCGAGGACTCCACCATCCCCGAGCCCACCCAGAACTCCCTGACCACCCTGGAATGGATCGGCCGCGCCGAGAACCTGGTGATCGCCGGCCCGAGCGGCACAGGGAAAAGTCATTTCACCGAGGGACTCGCCCAGGCCGCGATCGAGAAGGACATGCGGGTGTCCTGGTTCACCCTGGAGACGCTGAGCGCCGCGATCGGCAAGTCGAAGGTCGACGGGTCCACCGCACGGACCGTCGCCCGGATCTGCCGCGCGGACCTCATCGTCATCGACGACATCGGCCTGCTGCCCGTCGGCGAGGACGCCGCCGAGGCGTTCTACCGGATCATCGATGCCGCCTACGAGCGCCGGTCCATCGCGGTCACCAGCAACATCCACCCCTCGGGCTTCGACACGATCATGCCGAAGACCCTCGCAGGCGCGAGCACCGATCGCCTCATGCATCACGCTCACCTCGTGACCACCACCGGTGACTCGCATCGCCTCGCCGAGGCCCTCGCCGGGAAGGGAGTGGTCCCCTTGAACTGA
- a CDS encoding IS3 family transposase: MTALVDEHPRLGVECVLRELHIPSSTYYRWRRAEKEPCERRRRDVELTERIKEIHADSTGVYGSPRVHAVLKREGTPVGRKRVERLMREADLAGVSPRRKGFTRRDPKATLAPDLVNRDFTAPAPNRLWVTDLTMISTGEGPLWLSAIRDAFSRRVVAWETSARADADLVLTTLEYALASREVEPGKLIHHADHGCQYTSIKLTTRLMRAGVEASMGSVGDSYDNALAENLWMLIKTEGLRGRTFTTRAEVNLALFEYVDGFYNSRRIQERLGFLSPIEFEEKYYAEQATAEPTNLNTRHPLLTS; encoded by the coding sequence GTGACGGCGCTCGTCGACGAGCATCCCCGCCTGGGAGTCGAGTGCGTACTTCGGGAACTCCACATCCCCTCCTCCACCTACTACCGCTGGCGCCGCGCGGAGAAGGAGCCCTGCGAACGGCGGCGTCGCGACGTCGAGCTGACCGAGCGGATCAAGGAGATCCACGCCGACTCCACCGGCGTCTACGGCTCTCCGCGCGTGCACGCCGTGCTGAAACGCGAGGGCACCCCGGTGGGCCGCAAACGGGTCGAGCGCCTGATGCGTGAGGCCGACCTCGCGGGTGTGAGCCCGCGGCGGAAGGGCTTCACGCGCCGGGATCCGAAGGCCACCCTGGCCCCGGACCTGGTCAACAGAGACTTCACCGCACCGGCGCCGAACCGGTTGTGGGTCACCGACCTCACGATGATCTCCACCGGCGAGGGGCCGTTGTGGCTGTCCGCGATCCGCGACGCGTTCTCCCGCCGGGTCGTCGCGTGGGAGACCTCCGCCCGCGCGGACGCCGACCTGGTCCTGACCACGCTGGAGTACGCGCTCGCGTCCCGCGAGGTCGAGCCGGGCAAGCTCATTCACCACGCCGACCACGGCTGTCAATATACGTCCATCAAGCTCACAACTCGGCTCATGCGGGCGGGAGTTGAGGCGTCCATGGGTTCGGTCGGGGACTCGTACGACAACGCGCTCGCGGAGAACCTCTGGATGCTCATCAAAACCGAGGGCCTCCGCGGCCGCACCTTCACCACGAGGGCCGAGGTGAATCTCGCGCTCTTCGAGTACGTCGACGGCTTCTATAACTCCCGCCGCATCCAGGAACGGCTCGGCTTCCTCAGCCCGATCGAGTTCGAGGAGAAGTACTACGCCGAGCAGGCGACGGCCGAACCAACGAATCTGAACACCCGTCACCCCCTGCTGACGAGCTGA
- a CDS encoding transposase translates to MAAPRKYSLELRERAVRMYRTAEPKPQIKKLAVDLGVHPEALRGWIRQAEADAGERDDRLTSDERAELTALRKENTQLKRANDVLRTASAFFAAQLDPTRPR, encoded by the coding sequence ATGGCTGCACCCCGGAAATACTCGCTCGAGTTGCGTGAGCGTGCGGTACGTATGTATCGCACCGCTGAGCCGAAGCCCCAGATCAAGAAGCTGGCCGTCGACCTCGGCGTGCACCCGGAGGCCCTGCGTGGCTGGATCCGCCAGGCCGAGGCGGACGCCGGCGAGCGCGACGACCGTCTCACCAGCGACGAACGCGCCGAACTCACGGCCCTGCGCAAGGAGAACACCCAGCTCAAGCGGGCCAACGACGTCCTGCGGACGGCCTCGGCGTTTTTCGCGGCGCAACTCGACCCGACCCGGCCCAGGTGA
- a CDS encoding VOC family protein: MKPQPRFTLAATTLDAPNPLELAQFYQGLLGWLVRKEEPGWVEIAAPDDSAGLSFQTEPLFTRPQWPSTRSEQQMMMHLDIEVDDLSAAVEHALALGATVADFQPQADVRVLCDPAGHPFCLFVRTGPSA; the protein is encoded by the coding sequence ATGAAGCCCCAACCGCGTTTCACGTTGGCCGCGACCACTCTTGATGCACCGAACCCCCTTGAGCTGGCGCAGTTCTATCAGGGCCTGCTCGGGTGGCTGGTGCGGAAGGAGGAACCGGGCTGGGTTGAGATCGCAGCGCCCGACGACAGTGCCGGACTATCGTTCCAGACGGAGCCGCTCTTCACACGTCCGCAGTGGCCTTCCACACGGTCAGAGCAGCAGATGATGATGCATCTGGACATCGAGGTGGACGATCTGTCAGCAGCCGTCGAGCATGCTCTTGCTCTGGGGGCAACCGTGGCGGACTTCCAACCTCAGGCCGACGTGCGGGTCCTGTGCGATCCCGCGGGCCACCCGTTCTGCCTCTTCGTGCGCACCGGCCCGAGCGCCTGA
- a CDS encoding transposase: protein MLGRAQDRHCRTCPRRYPEPTQDHHLDHAAPWRSEAPRGGTLLNVRLTCPDIARACDLAWPFHDLLQQRRGHQLLTRICEAERDAPAPILSFAQGLCLDLDAVTAGLSLPWSSGIVEGHVNRIKTIKRAMYGRASFRLLRTRILPRS, encoded by the coding sequence ATGCTTGGCCGGGCTCAGGACCGGCACTGTCGAACCTGCCCGCGGCGCTATCCCGAGCCCACGCAAGATCACCACCTGGATCATGCTGCCCCGTGGCGCTCTGAAGCTCCGCGAGGAGGAACACTCCTCAATGTGCGGCTGACATGCCCCGACATCGCCCGGGCGTGCGACCTCGCCTGGCCCTTCCACGACCTGCTCCAACAACGGCGCGGCCACCAGCTGTTGACGCGGATATGCGAAGCCGAGCGCGACGCGCCGGCGCCCATCTTGTCCTTCGCGCAGGGCCTGTGCCTCGACCTCGATGCCGTCACCGCCGGCCTCAGCCTTCCATGGAGTTCGGGCATCGTCGAAGGCCATGTCAATCGCATCAAGACGATCAAGCGGGCCATGTACGGCCGAGCCTCATTCCGCCTCCTCCGCACCCGCATCCTGCCCCGATCATGA
- a CDS encoding universal stress protein encodes MREHRGALKAVGTMVLPMVVGVDGSEPSLHAVDWAVDEAVRHGVPLRVVHASLWERYEGAALADTPDVASDAVTGHDLAESVVAGAARRAGLRAPMLEISTGVVPEDPVSALLREALRASAVVTGVRGRGPIRELLLGSVSLSLAARAPCPVVVVRGRAQNRQAAIGRIVLGVGTGATAPTTVRYAFREAAVRACEIEAVRAWRRPAHRTAPHPLPAGEPAHAEEDDAAALLDKALDAVAQEYPGVVVHRTLVEGSARHALVARSSAGDLLIIGARRPRGLLGPQLGLVGHTVLHHSDCPVTVVSQQE; translated from the coding sequence ATGAGAGAACATCGCGGAGCGCTGAAGGCGGTGGGAACCATGGTGCTGCCGATGGTCGTGGGTGTCGATGGCTCGGAGCCCAGCCTCCATGCCGTCGACTGGGCCGTGGACGAGGCGGTCCGGCACGGGGTGCCGCTGAGGGTCGTCCACGCCTCGCTCTGGGAGCGGTACGAGGGTGCGGCCCTGGCGGACACACCCGATGTCGCCTCGGATGCGGTGACCGGACACGATCTCGCCGAGAGCGTCGTGGCGGGAGCGGCCCGGCGTGCCGGGCTGCGCGCCCCGATGCTGGAGATCAGCACGGGCGTGGTACCGGAGGATCCCGTGTCGGCTCTGCTGCGCGAGGCACTCCGCGCCAGTGCCGTCGTGACCGGTGTACGAGGCAGGGGACCGATCAGGGAACTCCTGCTGGGCTCGGTCAGTCTCTCCCTCGCCGCCCGTGCTCCCTGCCCGGTCGTCGTCGTACGCGGCCGGGCACAGAACAGACAAGCCGCCATCGGCCGTATCGTGCTGGGCGTCGGAACCGGTGCCACAGCGCCGACAACGGTCCGGTACGCCTTCCGGGAAGCCGCGGTGCGCGCGTGCGAGATCGAGGCCGTACGGGCCTGGCGTCGCCCGGCGCACCGCACTGCGCCGCATCCGCTGCCGGCCGGGGAGCCCGCCCACGCCGAGGAGGACGACGCCGCAGCTCTGCTCGACAAGGCATTGGACGCCGTCGCCCAGGAGTACCCCGGCGTAGTCGTACACCGCACGCTTGTTGAGGGCTCCGCACGCCACGCGCTGGTGGCCCGGTCCTCGGCGGGCGACCTCCTGATCATCGGCGCCCGCCGGCCCCGCGGCCTCCTCGGACCGCAGCTCGGCCTGGTCGGACACACAGTGCTGCACCACTCCGACTGCCCGGTGACAGTGGTTTCCCAACAGGAATGA
- a CDS encoding DUF6186 family protein → MAEHPVVGYPVWAVLFGAIFAWEGIGLLRPDDGFPTLSDATNTLMRYPAGRWSLFALWLWLWLGWHTFVRGWHFLLQEPT, encoded by the coding sequence GTGGCAGAGCATCCGGTGGTCGGCTATCCCGTCTGGGCAGTGCTGTTCGGCGCCATCTTCGCCTGGGAAGGCATCGGTCTGCTGCGCCCCGACGACGGCTTCCCCACCCTCAGCGACGCAACCAACACCCTCATGCGCTACCCCGCAGGCCGCTGGTCCCTGTTCGCCCTGTGGCTGTGGCTGTGGCTCGGCTGGCACACCTTCGTACGAGGCTGGCACTTCCTGCTCCAAGAGCCCACCTGA
- a CDS encoding DUF6256 family protein: MLPVHLNIAVMLTGHVLVMAYLGLGLHLLRLRPTTSWAPARRLAPAPARRGWPALVRNTVGTAIGGYLMLMAVVVGWYEDIARLGDRFLLSAVTGAAQLVGICLPVYFLASWAVSSGAGP, from the coding sequence ATGCTCCCGGTACATCTCAACATTGCGGTCATGCTGACGGGCCATGTCCTGGTCATGGCCTATCTCGGCCTCGGCCTGCACCTCCTCCGACTCCGCCCGACCACGTCCTGGGCGCCTGCACGACGGCTCGCTCCCGCACCGGCCCGGCGGGGCTGGCCCGCACTGGTCCGGAACACCGTGGGCACCGCGATCGGCGGCTATCTGATGCTGATGGCCGTGGTGGTCGGCTGGTACGAGGACATCGCCCGCCTGGGAGACCGCTTCCTCCTGAGCGCTGTCACCGGCGCCGCACAGCTGGTCGGGATCTGCCTGCCGGTGTACTTCCTGGCCTCCTGGGCCGTCTCAAGTGGGGCTGGCCCGTGA
- a CDS encoding DUF6381 family protein translates to MSVAGESGGRAQQMRQKAREMEQAAERATDPDERQRLKDKARRLTEQSEQQGGTRSGDTDPMV, encoded by the coding sequence ATGAGCGTTGCAGGCGAGTCCGGCGGTCGTGCCCAGCAGATGCGCCAGAAGGCGCGGGAGATGGAACAGGCCGCGGAGCGTGCCACTGACCCGGATGAGCGTCAGCGGCTGAAGGACAAGGCCCGCCGACTCACGGAGCAGAGCGAGCAGCAGGGCGGCACGCGTAGTGGGGACACCGACCCCATGGTGTGA
- a CDS encoding ABC transporter substrate-binding protein: MPRWKKILIAVLGLGLIVALGFTACELSQREDTCADGVVRTGGECIGVNSEGYDFGTPEIKDVARAIAQENKRIDGQPHVTVAMMLPLQSDKAALRRQMRSDLQGAYLGQRQANEGEGEPPKIRMVLANPGRNYEQQEKVVGTLLRMADSPEDQLRAVTGFNLSLDTTEEAVKRLTEHKIPVLASRISGDRIANEDTADGMEKARFPGLARIIPTNHDAAQALANFNGERGRENLKTVLVYDKRADSYNESLAKAFNGIKEQGQAGPAPMPFESPAIDEAGSTGNQFTQLANNICDSQADIVYFAGRTLHLRIFALKLAQVGCKDRHYTIVSGSDAASLRQDMAEKDWAQLRGADGRAKVTVQYAAPAHPNSWSAELARWNNKWDAAHDRKPTAEELPQYLTEPKAALNTLKKRIETTRGEGTSLGSAPNLEDSRTMLVYDGLTTIGKALHQVQSGGAEAVPSREDVGRQWSLLQSRHRVQGTSGLICLTSGGNAYDKPAAVVELDPGREGHGKLKFVGLGWPTGREQPKNCVIPSGTP, encoded by the coding sequence ATGCCCAGATGGAAGAAGATCCTCATCGCGGTGCTGGGCCTGGGGCTGATCGTGGCGCTCGGCTTCACCGCCTGCGAACTCTCCCAGCGGGAGGACACCTGCGCCGACGGCGTCGTACGGACCGGCGGCGAGTGCATAGGCGTCAACAGCGAGGGCTACGACTTCGGCACCCCCGAGATCAAGGACGTAGCCCGGGCCATCGCCCAGGAGAACAAGAGGATCGACGGCCAGCCCCACGTCACGGTGGCGATGATGCTGCCGCTCCAGTCGGACAAGGCGGCGCTGCGCCGGCAGATGCGCAGCGACCTCCAGGGCGCGTATCTGGGGCAGCGGCAGGCCAACGAGGGCGAGGGGGAACCGCCCAAGATCCGAATGGTGCTGGCCAACCCCGGGCGGAACTACGAGCAGCAGGAGAAGGTCGTGGGCACCCTGCTGCGGATGGCCGACTCGCCGGAGGACCAGCTGCGCGCCGTCACGGGCTTCAACCTCAGCCTCGACACGACAGAGGAAGCCGTCAAACGCCTCACGGAGCACAAGATCCCGGTGCTCGCCTCCCGGATCAGCGGGGACCGTATCGCCAACGAGGACACGGCGGACGGGATGGAGAAAGCACGGTTCCCCGGCCTGGCCCGGATCATCCCCACCAACCACGACGCGGCCCAGGCGCTGGCCAACTTCAACGGCGAACGGGGCCGGGAGAACCTCAAGACGGTGCTGGTCTACGACAAGCGCGCCGACAGCTACAACGAGTCGCTGGCGAAGGCGTTCAACGGGATCAAGGAGCAGGGCCAGGCCGGTCCCGCCCCGATGCCCTTCGAGTCCCCGGCGATCGACGAGGCGGGCTCGACCGGCAACCAGTTCACCCAGCTGGCCAACAACATCTGCGACTCCCAGGCCGACATCGTCTACTTCGCCGGGCGCACGCTGCACCTGCGGATCTTTGCGCTCAAGCTCGCCCAGGTGGGCTGCAAGGACCGGCACTACACCATCGTCAGCGGTTCCGACGCCGCCTCGCTGCGGCAGGACATGGCGGAGAAGGACTGGGCGCAGCTGCGCGGCGCGGACGGCCGGGCCAAGGTGACGGTGCAGTACGCCGCCCCCGCGCACCCGAACTCTTGGAGTGCCGAGCTGGCCCGCTGGAACAACAAGTGGGACGCGGCCCACGACCGCAAGCCCACCGCGGAGGAGCTCCCCCAGTACCTCACCGAACCCAAGGCGGCCCTGAACACCCTGAAGAAGCGCATCGAGACCACACGCGGCGAGGGGACGAGCCTCGGCTCCGCCCCGAACCTGGAGGACTCCCGGACGATGCTCGTCTACGACGGCCTCACCACCATCGGCAAGGCACTGCACCAGGTGCAGAGCGGCGGCGCCGAGGCGGTGCCCAGCCGTGAGGACGTCGGCAGGCAGTGGTCGCTGCTCCAGTCCCGCCACCGGGTGCAGGGCACAAGCGGCCTGATATGCCTGACCAGCGGCGGAAACGCATACGACAAGCCGGCCGCGGTCGTCGAGCTGGACCCGGGCCGGGAGGGCCACGGCAAGCTGAAGTTCGTCGGCCTGGGCTGGCCCACCGGCAGGGAACAGCCGAAGAACTGCGTGATCCCCAGCGGCACTCCCTGA